A stretch of Rhododendron vialii isolate Sample 1 chromosome 4a, ASM3025357v1 DNA encodes these proteins:
- the LOC131323750 gene encoding uncharacterized protein LOC131323750: MRINHVEIIDLTDENRELQEMTMASHLPKTRKKRTIVDLDAYDVHDEVRLLYSSPSCKKTRVEIGESSNSPSTAVMFICEIYMETKLYSESFAIMGCTHSYCSDCVTKYVSSKLDQNITQVCCPITDCNKGVLDPEHCRAILPPEVFDKWGSALRESAFVASKKFYCPYKDCSAFMIDDDDGDGEGEAIAQGIDCSEFQKLHEDEREREDIMLMNLAKKKKWPRCPQCKAYIQKNGGCNIILVYLCTTILVDANLACGCGYSEDSFVNLSLKFCFLNYEVCKSVIEDKH; the protein is encoded by the exons ATGCGCATCAACCACGTCGAGATAATCGATTTAACCGACGAAAACAGAGAGCTCCAAGAGATGACAATGGCATCTCACCTTCCCAAAACCCGGAAAAAGAGAACCATCGTTGACCTTGATGCTTACGACGTCCATGATGAAGTTCGACTCCTTTATTCATCACCTTCCTGCAAGAAAACCCGAGTAGAAATTGGCGAGTCTTCTAACTCCCCTTCCACAGCCGTTATGTTCATCTGCGAAATCTACATGGAGACTAAACTCTACTCGGAGTCATTCGCAATAATGGGTTGCACTCACTCTTACTGTTCCGATTGTGTGACCAAGTACGTATCCTCAAAACTCGACCAAAACATTACCCAAGTCTGCTGCCCTATTACGGATTGCAACAAGGGTGTATTGGACCCGGAGCACTGCCGTGCGATTTTACCACCGGAGGTGTTTGATAAGTGGGGCAGTGCTCTCCGTGAGTCTGCCTTTGTAGCCTCCAAGAAATTTTATTGCCCTTATAAGGATTGCTCAGCCTTTATGATAGACGATGACGATGGTGATGGGGAAGGTGAGGCTATTGCGCAG GGGATTGACTGCTCGGAGTTTCAGAAACTGCAcgaggatgagagagaaagagaggatatCATGTTGATGAATCTTgctaagaagaagaaatggccGAGGTGTCCCCAATGCAAGGCTTATATCCAGAAAAACGGGGGCTGCAACA TCATTCTTGTTTATCTATGTACTACTATTCTTGTGGATGCTAATCTTGCATGTGGCTGCGGATATTCGGAGGATTCATTTGTAAACTTGTCTCTCAAGTTCTGTTTTCTAAATTATGAAGTCTGCAAATCTGTTATTGAAGACAAACACTAG
- the LOC131323749 gene encoding E3 ubiquitin-protein ligase RSL1-like yields MNKAASTPKSNSKPKPRHKKTMRINRAEIIELANDNRELQETIMASHLPQTRRRKKRTIIDRDAYDHHDEVSIPLSSPSGKKTRVGMGESSNSPSTTIIPSSGKKKQKKLRRSKKKTFVCKICIETKPYSESFAMMGCTHSYCSDCVIKFESSKLEQNFTQIRCPIPDCNKGVLDPEHCRAILPPEVFDKWGGALCESAFVASKKFYCPYKDCSAFMIDDDDGDGDGESKAIAKAGCLYCNRYFCAQCKVPWHKGIDCSEFQKLHEDEREREDIKLLKLAKKKKWARCPHCKAYVEKKGGCNNMFCRFAFLLQLCLLSSYI; encoded by the coding sequence ATGAACAAGGCCGCTTCCACAcccaaatcaaattcaaaaccaaaaccacgtcATAAAAAGACAATGCGCATCAACCGCGCAGAGATAATCGAGCTTGCCAACGATAACAGAGAGCTCCAAGAGACGATAATGGCGTCTCACCTTCCCCAAACCCGCCGTCGGAAAAAGAGAACCATCATCGACCGTGATGCTTACGACCACCATGATGAAGTTTCAATTCCTTTATCATCACCTTCCGGCAAGAAAACCCGAGTGGGAATGGGCGAGTCTTCTAACTCCCCTTCCACCACCATTATACCTTCgtctgggaaaaaaaaacaaaagaagcttcgtcgttcaaaaaagaaaaccttcGTCTGCAAAATCTGCATCGAGACAAAACCCTACTCGGAGTCGTTCGCAATGATGGGTTGCACTCACTCTTACTGTTCCGATTGTGTGATCAAGTTCGAATCCTCAAAACTCGAACAAAACTTTACCCAAATCCGCTGCCCTATTCCGGATTGCAACAAGGGTGTATTGGACCCGGAGCACTGCCGTGCAATTTTACCACCGGAGGTGTTTGATAAGTGGGGCGGTGCTCTCTGTGAGTCTGCCTTTGTAGCCTCCAAGAAATTTTACTGCCCTTATAAGGATTGCTCAGCCTTTATGATAGACGATGATGATGGCGATGGCGATGGAGAAAGTAAGGCTATTGCGAAGGCGGGGTGTCTATACTGCAACAGATATTTTTGCGCGCAGTGCAAGGTTCCGTGGCATAAGGGGATTGATTGCTCGGAGTTTCAGAAACTGCAcgaggatgagagagaaagagaggatatCAAGTTGCTGAAACTtgctaagaagaagaagtgggCTAGGTGTCCCCATTGCAAGGCTTATGTGGAGAAAAAGGGGGGCTGCAACAATATGTTCTGCAGGTTTGCTTTCTTGTTGCAATTGTGTTTGCTTTCCTCATACATATGA
- the LOC131323751 gene encoding E3 ubiquitin-protein ligase RSL1-like — TRGRQKKTGIIDLDDPTDDDDEVQFLYSSDSFERTHSVIEPGESSNSPSTTVTVTFACEICTETKHFSESFTGMGCSHSYCSDCIVKYVCSKLDQNITHVPCPDSGCDKGVLDPDHCSRILPPDVSDRWGSALCESVILTSEKFYCPFKDCSALMIDDGGGNGGGGGGGCGEAIAEAECPNCNRLFCARCKVPWHPGIECSEYQKLNKDERGREDIMLMKLAKDKKWTRCPKCMIYVEKTEGCLFILCRCGHSFCYNCGAFMIQHYCDICKH; from the exons ACCCGCGGCCGTCAGAAGAAGACAGGAATTATCGACCTCGACGACCCGAcggacgacgacgacgaagtTCAGTTCCTTTATTCATCAGATTCCTTCGAACGAACCCACTCGGTCATCGAACCCGGCGAGTCTTCTAACTCCCCTTCCACCACTGTTACTGTTACCTTCGCATGTGAAATCTGCACCGAGACCAAACACTTCTCCGAGTCATTCACCGGAATGGGTTGCTCTCATTCTTACTGTTCCGATTGCATTGTCAAGTACGTATGCTCAAAGCTTGACCAAAACATAACCCATGTCCCCTGCCCTGATTCGGGTTGCGACAAGGGTGTACTGGACCCGGACCACTGCAGTCGGATCCTTCCGCCGGATGTGTCTGATAGGTGGGGCAGTGCTCTCTGTGAGTCCGTGATTCTAACCTCGGAGAAATTTTACTGCCCTTTCAAGGATTGCTCGGCCCTTATGATTGACGACGGCGGTGGcaatggaggaggaggtgggGGTGGGTGTGGTGAGGCTATTGCGGAGGCGGAGTGTCCCAACTGCAATCGATTGTTTTGTGCGCGGTGTAAGGTTCCGTGGCATCCGGGGATTGAGTGCTCGGAGTATCAGAAACTGAACAaggatgagagagggagagaggataTCATGTTGATGAAGCTTGCCAAGGACAAGAAGTGGACGAGGTGTCCCAAGTGCATGATATATGTTGAGAAAACCGAGGGTTGCTTGTTTATCCTCTGCAG GTGTGGACATTCTTTTTGTTACAACTGTGGAGCTTTCATGATACAGCACTACTGCGATATATGTAAGCATTGA